The DNA sequence CACCTCAATCCGCCAACCATCGTTAAAGAGACAGGAGAAGCTTATTCTGTTCGACCAAAAGTTGCAGTAGAGGATAATTTAAAAGCGCTCAGCTTTCAGGGATTTCAACTTCCTGAAACTTCCGACTATCTGGAAAGCAGAAAAACATTGTTTTTAAATAACGACATGACCATTGGTCTTGCGGCTCCCACATCATCGATGACGGATTACTTTTTTAAGAATGCAGATGCCGATGAAATGATTTTTGTTCACCAGGGTGAAGGCACACTTCACACCATGTACGGGAATGTCGATTTTCAATATGGAGATTACATTATCATTCCGCGTGGAACGGTTTATCAGATTAAATTCGGCACCAAACAAAATCGTTTGTTACTGGTAGAATCCTATTCACCGATCCGCACACCAAAACGTTACCGGAATGAGTGGGGACAATTACTCGAACACTCACCTTTCTGCGAACGCGATTTTAAATTGCCATACGGAATGGAAACACACGATGAGAAAGGTGATTTTAAAGTGCTCATCAAAAAGAGAGGATTAATTTATCCTTATGTTTACGGAACTCATCCCTTTGATGTAGTGGGTTGGGATGGATATCATTATCCCTATGCATTTTCTATTTTCAATTTCGAACCAATCACTGGTCGTATCCACATGCCTCCTCCAATTCATCAGCAATTTGAAGGAAACAATTTTGTGATTTGTTCATTTGTACCACGACTGTACGATTACCATCCGGATGCGATTCCTGCTCCATATCATCACAGCAATATCGATTCGGATGAATTACTGTATTACGTCGATGGCGATTTCATGAGCAGAAATAACATTCAGAAAGGTCAGATTACACTTCACCCGGGTGGAATTCCGCACGGACCACATCCCGGTGCCATTGAACGTTCCATCGGTAAAAAAGAAACCGGAGAATTGGCAGTGATGATTGATCCTTTTAATCCGGTAAAAATTACGGAAGAAGCGCTTAAGCTCGAAGTAAAAGATTACTATAAAAGCTGGATGGAAAAACCACAATTATTCAGTTAATTTTTAAGAACCGATTGACAAAAAATGAACATCGTTTTTTTTGTCGACCCCAATAAAAAGAAAAAGAAAATAATTTTCAGAT is a window from the Flavobacteriales bacterium genome containing:
- a CDS encoding homogentisate 1,2-dioxygenase encodes the protein MPVYQRHGKIPSKRHVVFRQPDGSLYHEELFGTEGFGGVSSLVYHLNPPTIVKETGEAYSVRPKVAVEDNLKALSFQGFQLPETSDYLESRKTLFLNNDMTIGLAAPTSSMTDYFFKNADADEMIFVHQGEGTLHTMYGNVDFQYGDYIIIPRGTVYQIKFGTKQNRLLLVESYSPIRTPKRYRNEWGQLLEHSPFCERDFKLPYGMETHDEKGDFKVLIKKRGLIYPYVYGTHPFDVVGWDGYHYPYAFSIFNFEPITGRIHMPPPIHQQFEGNNFVICSFVPRLYDYHPDAIPAPYHHSNIDSDELLYYVDGDFMSRNNIQKGQITLHPGGIPHGPHPGAIERSIGKKETGELAVMIDPFNPVKITEEALKLEVKDYYKSWMEKPQLFS